From the Priestia koreensis genome, one window contains:
- the sspO gene encoding small acid-soluble spore protein O — protein sequence MAKRKANHQIPGANAAKAQGKGAGYNEEFANEPLTEQQKQNNKKRKKNQ from the coding sequence ATGGCAAAACGAAAAGCAAATCACCAAATTCCAGGCGCAAACGCAGCAAAAGCTCAAGGAAAAGGCGCTGGTTATAATGAAGAATTCGCAAATGAGCCTTTAACAGAGCAACAAAAACAAAACAACAAGAAACGCAAAAAAAATCAATAA
- a CDS encoding small acid-soluble spore protein P, with protein MNKNSSKDMHKNAPKGDNPGQPAPLSGSHKVKNRQHSRQKHNSGHDM; from the coding sequence ATGAACAAAAACAGCAGTAAAGACATGCACAAAAATGCCCCTAAGGGAGACAATCCTGGTCAACCAGCTCCACTTAGCGGATCACATAAAGTTAAAAACCGTCAGCACAGTCGTCAAAAGCACAACAGCGGCCACGACATGTAA
- a CDS encoding Hsp20/alpha crystallin family protein, with translation MMNDRKRPKNHFLHDLEDLVDFFFSHPFTSYLDCDSVRIDLFETSTSYIVEVDLPDFDKDHVLIEVFEHQLRIQAKKEQLVKVEDSTNNSFSAQKDVKLVDRTVDFPFSLPNQPMKATLENGVLEITIEKEGKVSPPISTLAITEW, from the coding sequence ATGATGAATGACCGAAAACGTCCCAAAAATCATTTTTTGCATGATTTGGAGGATCTTGTGGACTTTTTCTTTTCGCACCCTTTTACAAGCTATTTAGATTGTGATAGCGTTCGCATCGATTTATTTGAAACGAGCACATCATATATCGTAGAAGTAGATTTACCTGACTTTGACAAGGATCACGTGCTCATTGAGGTTTTTGAACATCAGTTACGCATTCAAGCCAAAAAAGAGCAGCTCGTGAAAGTTGAAGACAGCACAAACAACTCGTTTTCCGCTCAAAAAGACGTCAAATTGGTGGATCGTACCGTTGATTTTCCGTTCTCCCTTCCCAATCAGCCAATGAAGGCGACCCTTGAGAATGGTGTGTTAGAAATCACTATTGAAAAAGAAGGGAAAGTATCACCCCCTATTTCTACTCTTGCTATTACAGAATGGTAA
- a CDS encoding M42 family metallopeptidase produces MELLKRLTEEAGAPGFEHRIRDILRKEFEASGADVLTDRLGSIFGKKQGKGGNVKVMLAGHMDEVSFMISEITSEGYLRFVPLGGWWDQVLLAQRVTIITDKKSYTGVIGSKPPHILRPEERNTVYPMREMFIDVGAKDAAQVKSWGIKVGDPIIPICPFEILPDHDTILAKALDNRIGCWLAAELLKALQNEQHPNTIFSGATVQEEVGLRGAKTAPYVIDPDVAIALDVGVAEDGPGGNPNKAKLGEGVLITFLDSSMVPNTAFRNFVIQTAEEHNIPYQVDVMLGGGTDGGEFHLHKQGVPTIVIGVASRYIHSHTSMISKKDLENTLKLLVAIVKKLDNDTYESFLN; encoded by the coding sequence ATGGAACTACTAAAGAGGTTAACAGAAGAAGCGGGTGCACCGGGATTCGAACATCGTATTCGTGACATACTGCGAAAAGAATTTGAGGCGAGTGGCGCTGACGTGCTGACAGATCGACTTGGGAGCATTTTCGGTAAAAAGCAGGGCAAGGGTGGAAATGTAAAAGTAATGCTTGCTGGGCATATGGATGAAGTGTCCTTTATGATCAGTGAGATTACGTCGGAAGGATATTTGCGCTTTGTCCCTCTAGGAGGATGGTGGGATCAAGTTCTTTTAGCACAACGAGTAACCATTATTACGGATAAAAAATCGTACACGGGCGTTATTGGTTCCAAACCACCGCACATTTTACGTCCAGAGGAACGAAATACGGTCTATCCAATGCGTGAAATGTTTATTGATGTAGGAGCGAAGGATGCAGCACAGGTGAAGAGCTGGGGAATTAAAGTGGGCGATCCCATTATTCCCATTTGTCCATTTGAGATTTTACCTGACCATGATACGATTTTAGCAAAAGCGCTAGATAACCGAATTGGCTGCTGGCTGGCGGCTGAACTATTAAAGGCACTTCAAAATGAACAACATCCAAATACCATTTTTTCAGGTGCAACCGTACAGGAAGAAGTGGGCCTACGAGGAGCGAAAACGGCACCTTATGTGATTGATCCGGACGTAGCCATTGCGCTTGATGTCGGTGTAGCGGAGGATGGACCAGGTGGGAATCCAAACAAAGCAAAGTTAGGAGAAGGTGTACTAATTACCTTTTTAGACTCGTCCATGGTTCCAAATACGGCGTTTCGAAATTTTGTTATTCAAACAGCCGAAGAGCACAACATTCCATATCAAGTTGACGTGATGCTAGGGGGAGGAACGGACGGTGGTGAATTCCATCTTCACAAACAGGGAGTTCCGACGATTGTGATCGGAGTTGCGTCCCGTTACATCCACAGTCATACATCCATGATCAGTAAAAAAGACTTGGAAAACACCTTAAAGCTACTCGTAGCCATCGTTAAGAAGCTAGACAATGATACGTACGAAAGCTTTCTAAACTAG
- a CDS encoding Ku protein — MLHTAWKGTLSFGSIDIPIRLHTATEDQEIKLRSLHKECLTPIKYEKRCPSCEQDVDTDDIVKGYELEDGRFVVISTEELQQVRRPFENKDISMDHFIELNEVDPLYFGKSYYISPQEAGERPYAILQQALLDTNKVGIASVFLHSRQQVVLVRALEDVLIMHTLYFLEEIRDVENVPNLRDQLVDTQHKDLAGKIINEMTQPFNPNHFHNQYRDSLKDLVEDKLAEGQVVSPKEPTKQSNVKDLMTALKMSIDSPPTAKPKRKTSQKKVSRPSS, encoded by the coding sequence ATGCTTCATACTGCATGGAAAGGGACATTATCGTTCGGTTCAATTGATATTCCAATTCGCCTTCACACCGCAACGGAAGATCAAGAAATTAAGCTTCGGTCTCTTCATAAAGAATGTTTGACGCCCATTAAATATGAAAAACGGTGTCCATCATGCGAACAAGACGTAGACACGGATGATATTGTGAAAGGGTACGAACTTGAAGACGGACGCTTTGTTGTGATTAGTACTGAGGAGCTTCAACAAGTGCGACGCCCTTTTGAAAACAAAGATATTTCAATGGACCATTTTATTGAACTAAACGAGGTGGACCCTCTCTACTTTGGAAAAAGTTATTATATTTCCCCTCAAGAAGCGGGTGAACGGCCTTACGCTATCTTACAGCAGGCGCTGCTCGATACAAACAAAGTCGGAATCGCATCCGTTTTTCTTCATTCACGTCAGCAGGTTGTACTAGTACGAGCGCTTGAAGACGTGCTTATTATGCATACGCTCTATTTTCTAGAGGAAATTCGTGACGTTGAGAATGTTCCTAACTTACGCGATCAGCTCGTAGACACCCAGCATAAGGACCTTGCAGGAAAGATTATTAACGAGATGACCCAACCGTTTAATCCCAATCATTTTCATAATCAATACCGTGATTCCTTAAAAGATCTCGTTGAAGATAAACTTGCAGAGGGACAGGTCGTCTCACCGAAGGAACCGACGAAGCAATCAAATGTGAAAGACTTGATGACAGCTTTAAAAATGAGTATTGACTCTCCACCGACCGCAAAGCCTAAACGAAAAACCAGTCAAAAAAAAGTCAGTCGCCCCTCTTCTTGA
- a CDS encoding nuclease domain-containing protein, producing the protein MGRGYKEAYRLFLHMNGQLVMERSAYQLAVRPLYQLYEYWTFLKLCEILNKHFQRVKKAPHAYMVLPSGSRQYFRNQELEITVVFQPTLETPTSVQRPDILVEWTRNKVTRSFIFDAKYRANVNETVSTPLVDDIYTMHRYRDAYREKDGRRKALGACVLFPGLSHGKYRHTQFYQSLETVKIGGLPFLPTHTLMVETFLLTLLQQ; encoded by the coding sequence ATGGGAAGGGGATACAAAGAAGCTTATCGCTTATTTTTACATATGAACGGCCAACTTGTAATGGAGCGTAGTGCGTATCAGTTAGCTGTGAGACCACTTTATCAGCTTTACGAATATTGGACATTTTTAAAACTATGTGAGATTCTCAACAAGCATTTTCAGCGCGTCAAAAAAGCGCCTCACGCTTATATGGTGCTTCCTTCTGGTAGTCGTCAGTACTTTCGGAATCAGGAGTTGGAGATTACGGTTGTTTTTCAGCCGACGCTTGAAACACCTACAAGCGTACAACGTCCAGATATTTTAGTGGAATGGACACGAAATAAAGTTACTCGTTCCTTTATATTTGATGCCAAATATCGAGCAAACGTAAACGAAACCGTTAGCACGCCGCTCGTAGACGATATTTACACGATGCATCGATATCGAGACGCGTATCGAGAGAAAGATGGGAGGAGAAAAGCACTAGGCGCATGCGTACTATTTCCTGGATTGAGTCATGGGAAATACCGGCATACGCAATTTTATCAGAGCCTAGAAACGGTGAAGATCGGCGGACTGCCTTTTTTACCTACTCATACCCTTATGGTCGAAACGTTTTTACTTACCCTTCTACAGCAGTAA
- a CDS encoding McrB family protein, with protein sequence MNALQSTFYEVVQASKKGSGHFSAEAGEKLIRSVLPELLRSYLKESFYEITGEWEQELPIITIQPTSQQLLMAQYIYSEDRERLYLVVRMKEDSSDQKEALRYLLPDEDPYKEEEAFIGNTAIAQRIEQSMITFRPYYMASLPDDQVLQKELTGVLNLIQQLHYASSKEGSASVRETIEHIHTYIENKGFFYLKEEIASVYFSLQSKPFLLLSGISGTRKTKLAELFAESLGATEENGQFLLLPVKPDWTDSGDLLGYTNLQDEFKKGPFFLFLERAHKQLDRPFFLVLDEMNLSRVEYYLSEFLSVLETRKRGGDELKTASLLPLGEGMTIPENVYVIGTINMDETTHRISPKVIDRANTLEFNRIYLEAFFEEEKVVTPLHAHNLLKSTYVSLKEAMEHKTLIQETVQELIKVNEILYQGGFQITYRTRDDLCFYMIYALQSGLFTFDQAYDFQLLQKIIPRLEGQDGSIGEVLKDLYHYCTNTVLDEQIETAVIQADGMRFPRTAKKLMEMIRRYERDGFASFWFSS encoded by the coding sequence TTGAACGCACTACAATCGACTTTTTATGAAGTTGTACAAGCTTCCAAAAAAGGCAGTGGACATTTTTCAGCAGAAGCAGGAGAAAAACTTATTCGTTCGGTTCTCCCGGAGCTATTACGTTCTTATCTGAAAGAATCTTTTTACGAGATTACGGGGGAATGGGAACAAGAACTTCCTATTATTACGATTCAACCTACGTCACAGCAATTGCTTATGGCTCAGTACATTTACAGCGAGGACAGAGAGCGCTTATATCTAGTCGTTCGTATGAAAGAAGACAGCAGTGATCAGAAAGAAGCGCTACGATACCTGTTGCCAGATGAAGATCCTTATAAGGAAGAGGAAGCCTTTATCGGAAATACAGCGATTGCACAAAGAATCGAGCAGAGCATGATTACGTTTCGTCCTTATTACATGGCGTCACTACCAGATGATCAGGTGCTACAAAAGGAGCTAACGGGCGTATTAAACCTTATTCAGCAGCTTCACTATGCGTCATCAAAAGAAGGAAGCGCCTCCGTTCGGGAAACGATTGAACACATTCATACATATATTGAAAACAAAGGATTTTTCTATTTAAAAGAAGAAATTGCAAGCGTCTATTTCTCACTCCAATCAAAGCCGTTCCTCCTACTTTCAGGCATAAGTGGAACAAGGAAAACGAAGCTTGCAGAGCTGTTTGCAGAAAGTCTTGGTGCGACCGAGGAAAACGGTCAGTTTCTTCTTCTGCCCGTCAAACCAGATTGGACAGATAGCGGGGATTTACTAGGCTATACAAACCTACAGGATGAGTTTAAAAAGGGACCTTTTTTTTTATTTTTAGAACGTGCGCACAAACAGTTAGATCGGCCGTTTTTCCTCGTATTAGACGAGATGAATTTGTCACGGGTCGAATATTATTTAAGTGAGTTTTTGAGCGTGCTAGAGACGAGGAAGCGAGGGGGAGATGAGCTGAAAACAGCATCACTTTTACCTTTAGGTGAAGGGATGACGATTCCTGAAAATGTGTATGTAATCGGTACGATTAACATGGATGAAACGACGCACCGTATTAGTCCGAAGGTTATTGACCGTGCAAATACGCTTGAATTCAACCGCATTTATTTGGAGGCTTTTTTTGAAGAAGAAAAGGTAGTAACGCCACTACATGCTCATAACTTGCTTAAAAGCACGTATGTGTCGTTAAAAGAAGCAATGGAACATAAAACACTTATTCAAGAAACGGTTCAAGAGCTGATCAAGGTAAACGAAATCTTGTATCAGGGGGGCTTTCAAATTACATATCGAACACGGGACGATCTATGCTTTTACATGATCTACGCGCTGCAAAGCGGATTATTTACCTTTGATCAAGCGTATGATTTTCAGCTTCTGCAAAAGATCATTCCTCGTCTCGAAGGACAAGACGGCAGCATCGGGGAAGTATTAAAAGATTTGTATCATTATTGTACGAATACGGTGTTAGATGAGCAAATCGAAACAGCTGTTATTCAAGCGGACGGAATGCGTTTTCCCCGGACGGCGAAGAAGCTCATGGAGATGATTAGGAGGTATGAGCGAGATGGATTTGCTTCGTTCTGGTTCTCCTCTTAA
- a CDS encoding YflJ family protein gives MAYMYSKGWFIQKLKEVNVTRIEGRKLESHKTYILRNLYEKKVINKE, from the coding sequence ATGGCTTATATGTATTCAAAAGGATGGTTCATCCAAAAATTAAAAGAAGTGAACGTGACGCGAATTGAAGGACGAAAGCTAGAATCCCACAAAACGTACATTCTGCGCAACTTATACGAGAAGAAAGTTATAAACAAAGAATAA
- a CDS encoding DUF2262 domain-containing protein — protein sequence MYEQISSIIGVFTYNEQMGCYEQTDGVVRWYIEAEGVLTLLNKAEQLYSKLEVFDQTAKEAIADKLLSYKNDVWPQYDENDPDLDWDAVDAGAFDVTKDQFVSSLRLYDVVIKKAGVYGEYHDGDLFGGHRIHVTFDEQGRVLEASI from the coding sequence ATGTACGAACAGATTTCTTCTATCATTGGAGTGTTTACTTACAATGAACAGATGGGGTGCTATGAACAAACAGATGGAGTTGTACGTTGGTACATAGAGGCTGAAGGCGTTTTAACTTTGCTGAATAAAGCAGAGCAGTTGTATAGTAAGCTAGAAGTCTTTGATCAAACGGCTAAAGAGGCAATCGCAGATAAGCTTCTATCCTATAAAAATGACGTTTGGCCTCAGTATGACGAAAATGATCCTGACCTAGACTGGGATGCGGTTGATGCTGGAGCATTTGACGTGACCAAGGATCAGTTTGTATCTTCACTTCGCTTATATGATGTTGTGATTAAAAAAGCGGGTGTGTACGGTGAGTACCATGACGGAGATTTATTTGGCGGTCACCGTATCCACGTAACCTTTGATGAGCAAGGCCGTGTGCTTGAAGCGAGCATTTAA
- a CDS encoding acyl-CoA dehydrogenase family protein, which yields MSMSFVKNERQQRIYDQLNQFIPQFRKRAPLHDEEGSFPFDNIEDLKSMGYPTFTLPAEYGGKELSLYEFVLFQEQIARGDGATALSIGWHVGITMDLAEKRPWSDEMIDFLFKEISRGALINTAATEPKTGSPTRGGKPETTAKKTADGWVINGHKTFTSMSVALDYIFVTATIDETEEVGQFIIPKDAKGVSIQETWDLIGMRGTASHDLMLEDVEIPSHYLTQLLSTPQKKKPSGWLLHIPACYMGIALAARDYAVQFANDYSPNSLPGPIRELPTIQQAIGEIELELLNARHFMYSVAQKWDEAPDRTQLGAELGAVKHVVTNTAVRVVDRAMRIVGAKSLQQSNPMQRYYRDVRAGLHNPPMDDMTIANLAANAFKELEDDQ from the coding sequence ATGAGCATGTCTTTTGTTAAAAATGAACGCCAGCAGCGTATCTACGATCAACTAAATCAATTCATTCCTCAATTTCGAAAGCGTGCACCGCTTCATGATGAAGAGGGATCTTTTCCATTTGACAATATTGAAGACTTAAAAAGTATGGGCTATCCAACCTTCACACTCCCAGCGGAATATGGAGGAAAAGAGCTATCGTTGTATGAATTTGTGCTGTTTCAAGAGCAAATTGCAAGAGGCGACGGAGCCACTGCGCTGAGCATCGGCTGGCACGTCGGCATTACAATGGATTTAGCGGAGAAAAGACCGTGGTCTGACGAGATGATTGATTTTTTATTTAAGGAAATTAGCAGAGGCGCGCTGATCAACACGGCCGCCACAGAGCCGAAAACAGGCAGTCCGACGCGAGGTGGGAAGCCTGAAACAACGGCGAAAAAAACGGCAGATGGCTGGGTGATTAACGGTCATAAAACCTTTACATCTATGTCTGTTGCGCTTGATTATATTTTTGTGACGGCGACCATTGATGAAACGGAAGAGGTCGGACAGTTTATAATTCCAAAAGATGCAAAAGGCGTTTCCATTCAAGAAACGTGGGATTTGATTGGGATGAGAGGTACGGCAAGTCATGACCTTATGTTAGAAGATGTGGAAATTCCAAGTCATTATTTAACGCAGCTATTGAGCACTCCTCAAAAGAAAAAGCCAAGCGGATGGTTGCTTCATATTCCTGCGTGCTATATGGGAATTGCTCTAGCTGCTCGTGATTATGCGGTGCAATTTGCGAACGACTATTCGCCGAATAGTCTGCCAGGGCCGATTCGTGAGCTTCCGACCATTCAGCAGGCAATTGGAGAAATCGAGCTGGAATTGCTCAATGCCCGTCACTTTATGTATAGCGTAGCACAGAAATGGGATGAAGCACCTGACCGTACACAGCTCGGGGCAGAGCTAGGAGCAGTGAAGCACGTCGTGACGAACACCGCTGTGCGAGTGGTGGACCGTGCAATGCGTATTGTTGGAGCGAAAAGTCTGCAGCAATCCAACCCGATGCAGCGCTATTATCGTGACGTCAGGGCCGGCCTCCATAATCCACCGATGGATGACATGACGATTGCGAACCTCGCTGCTAACGCGTTTAAAGAGCTTGAAGACGATCAGTAA
- a CDS encoding STAS domain-containing protein, giving the protein MESIGTFPTHLSSYTILEGIQETIIIADIHYRIQWMNSKAVEILGPLMKLYGINDIHDVLGQSMDLFHSSPGHQQHVMQELHSTHRARINIKQRYVAETVIHPVYNENGDKQAYLLMLLDVTTQAKQAEKNQAIIDELSTPLLKIWHDILALPIVGSLDDVRGKKLAERVLEACVKEGARYFLIDLSSLKELDDHSGYHIHIMAEALRLIGTRCLIVGISPELVQSLVHYDYRWTTFSTVQQCIAYIMKENHMTFTSTKSPSSK; this is encoded by the coding sequence ATGGAATCAATCGGTACTTTCCCCACGCATCTAAGCAGTTATACCATTTTAGAAGGTATTCAAGAAACAATTATTATTGCTGACATTCACTATCGCATTCAATGGATGAATTCTAAAGCTGTGGAAATACTTGGTCCATTAATGAAGCTATACGGAATTAACGACATTCACGATGTGCTTGGTCAAAGCATGGATTTGTTTCATTCCTCTCCTGGGCATCAGCAGCACGTCATGCAAGAGCTTCATTCTACTCATCGCGCCCGTATCAACATTAAACAACGCTATGTGGCTGAAACGGTTATTCATCCGGTCTATAATGAGAACGGAGACAAGCAGGCCTATTTACTAATGCTACTAGACGTCACGACCCAGGCGAAGCAGGCTGAGAAAAATCAAGCAATTATTGATGAACTCTCAACTCCTTTATTAAAAATCTGGCACGACATCTTGGCGCTTCCTATTGTCGGCTCCCTAGACGATGTGCGGGGCAAAAAGCTCGCCGAACGCGTATTAGAAGCCTGTGTTAAAGAAGGCGCGCGTTATTTCTTAATTGATTTATCATCGTTAAAAGAGTTAGATGATCACAGTGGCTATCATATCCACATCATGGCCGAAGCCCTGCGCTTAATTGGGACAAGGTGCTTAATCGTTGGAATTTCACCAGAGCTTGTGCAATCTCTCGTTCACTATGATTATCGCTGGACCACTTTCTCTACTGTTCAGCAGTGTATCGCGTATATAATGAAAGAAAATCATATGACCTTTACCTCCACTAAAAGCCCCTCTTCCAAATAG
- a CDS encoding spore germination protein gives MPNVINIYSLKINSISNNGSVNIGESLHNSPVANSKSTGTNASYGDVSPATARMKNIYIDPDTNDQGDIASIDHVNGYQQ, from the coding sequence ATGCCAAACGTTATCAACATCTACAGCTTAAAAATCAACAGCATCTCAAACAATGGTTCTGTTAATATCGGTGAATCCTTGCACAACAGCCCTGTAGCGAACTCCAAGTCGACCGGAACGAACGCCTCCTACGGCGATGTATCCCCAGCCACTGCTCGGATGAAGAATATTTACATTGATCCTGACACGAACGACCAAGGTGATATTGCAAGTATTGACCATGTGAATGGTTATCAGCAATAG
- a CDS encoding spore germination protein produces the protein MPLQVNVFNVWTNEIANNGNIDFGSTIHNSHTANSKLFGVNFSIGNFSPSTSVFANGVFDGDVSDQDQIANPSMPIGNQI, from the coding sequence ATGCCTTTACAAGTAAACGTTTTTAACGTATGGACAAATGAAATTGCGAACAACGGAAACATTGATTTTGGTTCTACGATTCATAACAGTCACACCGCCAACTCGAAGCTATTCGGCGTGAATTTTTCCATCGGAAACTTTTCTCCCTCTACGTCGGTCTTTGCAAACGGTGTTTTTGACGGCGATGTTAGTGACCAAGATCAAATTGCGAACCCATCGATGCCAATCGGCAATCAAATTTAA
- a CDS encoding Hsp20/alpha crystallin family protein produces MMFPWGQSLFKKQMEGFTNGMNTKDIDQYVQQILSSTMGNSFPDFMKGNDFFKQAQQGNKTGPTTSMGSSSRMETHVFETLDECIIQVKIPDKSMLQSLRVYHTPHTCILEGYEGENEFREEISLPCSVKRKGTKAIYRSGVLEIKMPKYTNIPLSQVDVHDFD; encoded by the coding sequence ATGATGTTTCCATGGGGACAATCGCTCTTTAAGAAACAGATGGAAGGCTTCACAAATGGAATGAACACGAAAGATATTGATCAATACGTTCAGCAAATCCTTTCTTCCACAATGGGAAATTCCTTTCCGGATTTTATGAAAGGAAATGACTTTTTCAAGCAGGCTCAGCAAGGAAATAAAACGGGACCGACAACCTCTATGGGGTCTTCTTCTCGAATGGAGACACACGTATTTGAGACACTTGATGAGTGCATCATACAGGTAAAAATTCCTGATAAGTCTATGCTTCAGTCTCTTCGTGTCTATCACACGCCACACACGTGTATTCTTGAAGGATACGAAGGAGAAAACGAATTTCGTGAAGAAATTTCGCTTCCGTGTTCGGTAAAACGAAAAGGAACAAAAGCGATTTACCGGAGCGGCGTGCTGGAAATTAAAATGCCGAAATATACGAATATTCCCCTTTCACAAGTGGACGTCCATGACTTTGATTAA
- a CDS encoding Hsp20/alpha crystallin family protein, which translates to MADNRFKDWFQSTTESDRDQFWNRIFDQPFMEDVHKENVSSPQIVNEHPNYPQVDMFEYESQLTLLFDLPGVKRGDVELQAAGNELIIRGKKLTRLAKEANVLLKERRDNTFERVIPLPKVIDEADCRATFQNGVLIVTFQFPTLSNS; encoded by the coding sequence ATGGCCGACAACCGCTTTAAAGATTGGTTTCAATCCACAACAGAATCGGATCGTGATCAGTTTTGGAACCGAATTTTTGATCAGCCTTTTATGGAAGATGTACATAAAGAAAACGTTTCGTCCCCACAAATCGTCAACGAGCACCCAAACTACCCACAGGTCGATATGTTTGAATACGAATCACAGCTAACGCTTTTATTTGATTTACCCGGCGTAAAACGCGGAGACGTTGAGCTTCAAGCAGCAGGAAATGAACTCATCATTCGGGGAAAAAAGCTGACGCGGCTTGCGAAAGAAGCAAACGTTTTGCTGAAGGAACGCCGAGACAATACGTTTGAGCGGGTTATTCCTCTTCCAAAGGTTATTGATGAAGCAGATTGCCGCGCTACGTTTCAAAACGGCGTGCTAATCGTCACCTTTCAGTTCCCTACGCTCTCAAACAGCTAA
- a CDS encoding PH domain-containing protein, giving the protein MTTKSTGVQAVLAYLQQNETILASTECYRVQYHLTAEAPYQGVLVATETKLIFYSDFLGNPQIEEFPYEKISKTRVHKNWLVKGKKLIVNHEGEQVQIKGFLDSGIDQIISILRNKTPFSETKQRKASIKK; this is encoded by the coding sequence ATGACAACCAAATCAACAGGGGTACAGGCCGTTTTAGCATACTTACAGCAAAATGAAACGATTCTAGCTAGTACAGAGTGTTATCGCGTTCAGTATCATTTAACAGCTGAAGCACCTTATCAAGGGGTATTGGTGGCAACCGAAACGAAGCTTATTTTTTATTCGGATTTCCTTGGAAACCCACAAATTGAAGAATTTCCGTATGAGAAGATAAGCAAAACGCGCGTGCATAAAAACTGGCTTGTAAAAGGTAAAAAGCTGATTGTAAACCATGAGGGGGAACAAGTCCAGATCAAAGGATTTTTGGACAGTGGTATTGATCAGATTATTTCGATTTTGCGTAACAAAACCCCATTTTCCGAAACGAAGCAGCGTAAAGCATCGATAAAAAAATAA